A region from the Pseudomonas sp. P8_229 genome encodes:
- the erpA gene encoding iron-sulfur cluster insertion protein ErpA produces MSVESFTPTALQFTQGAAHKVKSLVDEEGNDRLKLRVFVTGGGCSGFQYGFTFDEDVAEDDTIVEREGVSLVVDPMSFQYLAGAEVDYQEGLEGSRFVIKNPNATTTCGCGSSFSI; encoded by the coding sequence ATGAGCGTCGAATCCTTCACCCCCACGGCTTTGCAATTCACCCAAGGTGCTGCGCACAAGGTGAAGAGCCTGGTCGATGAAGAGGGGAATGATCGCTTGAAGCTGCGCGTATTCGTTACGGGCGGCGGTTGTTCAGGGTTTCAGTACGGTTTCACCTTCGATGAAGATGTAGCCGAAGACGACACCATCGTCGAGCGCGAAGGCGTGAGTCTGGTGGTTGATCCGATGAGCTTCCAGTACCTGGCCGGTGCCGAAGTCGACTACCAGGAAGGTCTGGAAGGTTCGCGCTTCGTGATCAAGAACCCGAACGCCACCACGACCTGTGGTTGCGGCTCTTCGTTCTCGATCTGA
- the argC gene encoding N-acetyl-gamma-glutamyl-phosphate reductase, producing MVKVGIVGGTGYTGVELLRLLAQHPQAEVVVITSRSEAGLAVADMYPNLRGHYDGLAFSMPDIKTLGACDVVFFATPHGVAHALAGELLAAGTKVIDLSADFRLQDAEEWAKWYGQPHGAPALLDEAVYGLPEVNREQIKKARLIAVPGCYPTATQLGFLPLLEAGLADTSRLIADCKSGVSGAGRGAAVGSLYSETSESMKAYAVKGHRHLPEIRQGLRRAAGKDVGLTFVPHLTPMIRGIHSTLYATVVDRSVDLQALFEKRYANEPFVDVMPAGSHPETRSVRGANVCRIAVHRPQDGDLVVVLSVIDNLVKGASGQAVQNMNILFGLDERFGLSHAGMLP from the coding sequence ATGGTCAAGGTCGGTATCGTCGGCGGCACGGGTTACACCGGTGTCGAACTGCTGCGTCTGTTGGCACAGCATCCGCAGGCAGAAGTGGTTGTGATCACTTCTCGATCCGAGGCCGGTCTGGCCGTGGCTGACATGTATCCGAACCTGCGCGGCCACTACGATGGCCTGGCATTCAGCATGCCGGACATCAAGACCCTGGGTGCTTGCGACGTGGTTTTTTTCGCCACCCCGCACGGCGTAGCTCATGCTCTGGCCGGCGAACTGCTGGCGGCGGGCACCAAGGTCATCGACCTGTCGGCGGATTTTCGTCTGCAGGACGCTGAAGAGTGGGCCAAGTGGTACGGTCAGCCGCACGGCGCCCCCGCGCTGCTGGACGAAGCGGTCTACGGTTTGCCCGAAGTGAATCGCGAGCAGATCAAGAAGGCACGCCTGATTGCCGTTCCGGGTTGCTATCCAACCGCTACGCAACTGGGTTTCCTGCCGCTTCTGGAAGCGGGTCTGGCCGATACTTCGCGTCTGATCGCCGACTGCAAATCCGGTGTCAGCGGTGCCGGTCGTGGCGCAGCGGTAGGCTCGCTGTACTCCGAGACATCGGAAAGCATGAAGGCTTACGCGGTGAAAGGTCATCGTCACCTGCCGGAAATTCGCCAGGGCCTGCGTCGCGCCGCCGGTAAGGACGTCGGCCTGACCTTCGTTCCACACCTGACGCCAATGATCCGTGGCATTCACTCCACGCTCTACGCGACCGTGGTTGATCGCTCGGTGGATCTGCAGGCGCTGTTCGAAAAGCGTTATGCCAACGAGCCGTTCGTCGATGTGATGCCGGCCGGCAGCCATCCGGAAACCCGCAGTGTTCGCGGCGCCAACGTCTGCCGCATTGCGGTTCACCGTCCGCAGGATGGCGATCTGGTGGTGGTGTTGTCGGTGATCGACAATTTGGTCAAGGGTGCGTCGGGCCAGGCGGTGCAGAACATGAACATCCTGTTCGGACTGGACGAGCGCTTCGGTTTGTCCCACGCCGGTATGCTGCCGTAA
- the hemJ gene encoding protoporphyrinogen oxidase HemJ produces MLYLWIKAFHIVSVVCWFAGLFYLPRLFVYHAQSEDAISKERFSLMERKLYRGIMGPAMIATLIFGGWLIYLNPGIFSMGGWIHAKLTLVVLLIGYHHMCGAQVKRFARGENTRSHVFYRWFNEVPVLILLAIVILVVVKPF; encoded by the coding sequence ATGCTCTATCTATGGATCAAAGCGTTTCATATCGTCAGCGTCGTGTGCTGGTTTGCCGGGCTGTTCTACCTGCCGCGGCTGTTCGTTTATCACGCGCAAAGTGAAGACGCGATCAGCAAGGAACGCTTCAGCCTCATGGAACGCAAGCTGTATCGCGGCATCATGGGCCCGGCGATGATCGCTACGCTGATCTTCGGCGGCTGGCTGATCTACCTCAATCCGGGCATCTTCAGCATGGGCGGCTGGATTCACGCCAAGCTGACCCTGGTGGTCTTGCTGATCGGCTATCACCACATGTGCGGCGCGCAGGTAAAACGTTTCGCCCGTGGCGAGAACACCCGCAGCCATGTCTTTTATCGCTGGTTCAATGAAGTGCCGGTTCTGATATTGCTGGCTATCGTAATTCTGGTCGTGGTCAAGCCGTTCTAA